AATGGAAAGGATAGGTTTATGAAGCGTATTTTTATTATTGTATTTTTATTATGTAATTCAGCTATTGTATATACCCAAGAAGATTGGTTAAAAACAATGAATATTTTGGACAATAAAATGCCCAAAGAGTTGTATTATATGAGAAATGAGATATATGCAAGGCATGGAAAAATATTTAAAACCAAGGAATTGAATGAATATTTTTCAGATTGCTCTTGGTATAAACCAAACCCAAAATTTAAAGAAAACATGTTTTCCGTATATGAGAAAGAAACATTAAATAAAATTATTCGTCTTGAAGATGAATTGAAGCCATTT
This window of the bacterium genome carries:
- a CDS encoding YARHG domain-containing protein, whose product is MKRIFIIVFLLCNSAIVYTQEDWLKTMNILDNKMPKELYYMRNEIYARHGKIFKTKELNEYFSDCSWYKPNPKFKENMFSVYEKETLNKIIRLEDELKPF